The Bacteroidota bacterium genome contains a region encoding:
- a CDS encoding condensation domain-containing protein, which produces MEHVVQPRIDDVYALSPMQKGMLFHTIYAPGAGEHINQLQWRFVGNLDVDAFKGAWAAIVAQHDILRTAFVWEGQEDPRQAVLASVDIRWVEQDWRALDEAEQQRRLGLFVEADRKKGFNLARPPLMRFLLIRTAEDEYLFHWSHHHILVDGWSVAALFGEVHNAYKALRSGQRPQRTRATPYRTYIEWLEEQDHEAGAAFWRQELAGDVKPTSLGLQAGTVQRGMSNDGPPSRVRVSLSPESTAQLREAARSMRVTLNTMVQGAWALLLSRYSGEQDVLFGAVASGRSPEVKGVESMIGLFINTLPVRVAVDEDERVGTWLQALQAHQAKTRRYDFFPLYEMQRDSGLSHESTLFESILVFENYPVQELEAMSDESALQIGDVHLQEQTNYPITVEVTGAESLTCSALFSAQRFAESEVERVLEHLGLLLKGMAASPEARLSELALLTSTQRLALLERAAGPPLPDRPFLPLHRALAAQARRTPERVALVAADTHLTYAALAARARRLARALAARGVGPESRVGVLLPRRGDLVPTLVG; this is translated from the coding sequence ATGGAACATGTCGTACAGCCAAGAATCGACGATGTGTACGCGTTGTCTCCTATGCAAAAGGGGATGTTGTTCCATACGATATATGCTCCGGGAGCGGGCGAGCATATCAATCAGCTGCAGTGGCGCTTCGTAGGCAACCTCGATGTCGACGCGTTTAAGGGGGCATGGGCGGCGATCGTAGCGCAGCACGATATTCTTCGGACGGCGTTTGTGTGGGAGGGGCAAGAGGATCCCCGGCAGGCCGTGCTCGCCTCCGTCGACATCCGCTGGGTGGAGCAGGACTGGCGAGCGCTCGACGAAGCCGAGCAGCAGCGTCGCCTCGGTTTGTTCGTGGAGGCAGATCGCAAGAAGGGATTCAACCTGGCCCGTCCGCCGCTCATGCGGTTTCTGCTCATCCGCACGGCTGAAGACGAGTACCTCTTCCACTGGAGCCACCACCACATCCTCGTGGATGGGTGGAGCGTCGCCGCCCTGTTTGGCGAGGTCCACAACGCGTACAAAGCGCTGCGGTCGGGACAGCGGCCGCAGCGAACCCGCGCGACGCCGTACAGGACCTACATCGAGTGGTTAGAGGAGCAGGACCACGAAGCGGGCGCCGCGTTCTGGCGCCAGGAACTGGCCGGGGATGTAAAGCCGACATCGCTCGGGCTGCAGGCCGGCACGGTGCAGCGGGGCATGTCCAACGACGGGCCGCCCAGCCGAGTCCGGGTCAGCCTCTCCCCAGAGAGCACCGCACAGCTCCGCGAGGCAGCCAGGTCGATGCGCGTCACGCTGAACACGATGGTCCAGGGGGCATGGGCGCTGCTGCTGTCGCGGTACAGCGGAGAACAGGACGTCCTGTTCGGAGCGGTGGCCTCGGGTCGCTCTCCAGAAGTCAAGGGGGTCGAATCCATGATCGGCCTCTTCATCAACACGCTGCCGGTGAGAGTGGCCGTCGACGAGGACGAGCGCGTGGGTACGTGGCTGCAAGCGCTTCAAGCGCACCAGGCCAAGACGCGTCGGTACGATTTCTTCCCGCTCTACGAGATGCAGCGGGACAGTGGGCTCTCGCACGAGAGCACGCTCTTCGAGAGCATCCTCGTCTTCGAGAACTACCCCGTCCAGGAACTCGAGGCGATGTCCGACGAATCTGCATTGCAGATCGGCGACGTCCACCTCCAGGAACAGACGAACTACCCGATTACGGTCGAGGTCACGGGGGCAGAGTCGCTGACGTGCTCGGCGCTCTTTAGCGCCCAGCGCTTTGCCGAATCAGAGGTGGAGCGCGTGCTGGAGCACCTAGGCTTGCTGCTCAAAGGGATGGCCGCGTCGCCGGAGGCGCGGTTGAGCGAGCTCGCCCTGCTCACCTCCACCCAGCGCCTCGCCCTGCTCGAACGCGCCGCCGGGCCCCCGCTCCCCGACCGCCCCTTCCTGCCTCTCCACCGCGCCCTCGCCGCCCAGGCCCGCCGCACCCCCGAGCGCGTCGCCCTCGTCGCCGCCGACACCCACCTCACCTACGCCGCGCTCGCCGCCCGCGCCCGCCGCCTCGCCCGCGCGCTCGCCGCGCGCGGGGTGGGGCCCGAGAGCCGCGTGGGGGTGCTGCTGCCGCGCCGCGGCGACCTGGTGCCGACGCTCGTGGG
- a CDS encoding amino acid adenylation domain-containing protein, whose amino-acid sequence MTATHPAFETSPLQRQVWARAPRGAVVTEAVVRGCSDPERVLDALRLLCGEHEILRTVVSQGPGGEVVQVVYLADESARGEIAVDYQDVRDAAPEAQAASFRATRQALAQSPAEPGPTLRGVLFHIDEDELRLMLALPATCADVPTVHLVLRGVAEHCGEGYTSSTPLQYADVAAWQNDGLANAREERPPTQDPAPHPLAASGNGQPRWCWTKLPGLDASAVQAVADREGVSPHLVMLAAYQVVLERRGIAPSAIGYHLDGRDVEGLAESAGRLAHWVSIAPASNAEHSFGEVLRSTRSHVDAHRERPWTDRLIQQEQRAAESYAFATTQALWSSGEARVELVGVHDSSGGARFTLYVTEAEGTLGALVAYDAAQIGDQDASDLAHSIVACLDEAVQNPTTPVTHWTVLGAPERARVTSKWNATEHAFPDSRLLPERIWSRAQATPDAVAVTYDGHVLNYGQLAARASQIARELRSHGVGRDVRVGVCLERSLDLVASLVGIWWAGGAYVPIDPALPRTRRRLMVEDAAPEVLITTAALAPDQPAQSAHVLIVDELEPEVGQALSEPALIADTLPSQAAYVIFTSGSTGRPKGVVCTHAGICNRLDWMQAALPLTEDDIVLQKTPFGFDVSVWEFFWPLFVGVPMVVARPGGHEDPAYLAALIEQAQVTTMHFVPSMLSLFLEEVEEGRCSSLRQVVASGEALAPAHVRQFYERLPSATLHNLYGPTEASVDVTWWMCHGDEDTVPIGRPVSNTSTYVVDERGRLVPSGAEGELMLGGVQLARGYEGRPRLTASRFIPDAFGGKPGGRLYRTGDRARWRTDGALEFMGRLDFQVKLNGQRVELAEIEAVLVEHPGVQAAAVVVREGPSGALGLVAYAVPTAGQPLPSTETLRGFLAGYLPNHMVPPFIVALEAMPLTPNGKLNRNALPDPEVGAAYVAPASDAEQKLVEIWELLLKRQPIGVDDNFFELGGDSIIGIQFVARARAVGLELAPRELFEHQTIAELASVARLAGPQLDSLREVSGPFPLTPIQRWFFDYDFAEPHHWNQVVLLTLAAGIDMRALGHAVDGLYRRHDALRLRFSPAPDAPGEWQQQVAAETGPTLTMLDLSAVPPALRSGALEQAAEQTQGSLHITEGPVCRVVYAHYGAATPGRLLLVAHHLVVDGVSWTALLEDLHLLYEAARNGEQASLPPVLPFSAWVNVAQQEQDAALQPAHPWPELGEAGTEGTGATITRELSEETTQLLLERIPRLARRPLDEVLIAALATTLRPTLRQGPLDIDVERHGRDSDIGADLTRTVGWFTALQTVRLDTSRATSLGSALGALELLDERRSGAPILFNYLGVIDRVGVESTFFGGATESMGRVRNLANKRTHPHIFDVMVVGGKLVVQWRFNRDIQGEDYVSVMVNDYINELRRVAHEATFEDISDINEKNPWYKVSTSLESEGQEDDWADLLDVLNAPLDHD is encoded by the coding sequence ATGACCGCCACCCATCCGGCCTTCGAGACCTCTCCGCTACAGCGGCAGGTGTGGGCCCGTGCTCCGCGGGGGGCGGTCGTCACGGAAGCGGTGGTGCGAGGCTGCTCCGATCCGGAGCGCGTCCTCGATGCCCTGCGCCTCCTGTGCGGCGAGCATGAGATCCTGCGAACGGTTGTCAGCCAGGGCCCTGGGGGTGAGGTCGTCCAGGTCGTGTACCTGGCCGACGAGAGCGCACGCGGCGAAATCGCAGTGGACTACCAGGACGTGCGGGACGCGGCCCCCGAGGCGCAAGCAGCGAGCTTCCGGGCGACTCGCCAGGCGCTAGCCCAGTCTCCGGCTGAGCCCGGTCCGACCCTGCGCGGCGTGCTGTTCCACATCGACGAGGACGAGCTTCGGTTGATGCTTGCCCTCCCGGCTACCTGTGCCGACGTGCCTACGGTGCATCTCGTGCTCCGTGGTGTTGCCGAACACTGTGGGGAGGGCTACACGTCCTCGACGCCGCTCCAATACGCAGATGTCGCCGCGTGGCAGAACGACGGGCTTGCGAACGCCCGCGAAGAGCGTCCCCCAACTCAAGACCCTGCCCCGCATCCATTGGCGGCGTCCGGGAACGGTCAGCCACGGTGGTGCTGGACCAAGCTACCCGGGCTCGACGCGTCCGCCGTGCAGGCGGTGGCAGATCGAGAGGGTGTATCGCCACACCTGGTCATGCTGGCGGCGTACCAGGTCGTGCTGGAGCGCCGTGGTATCGCGCCCTCGGCCATCGGGTATCACCTGGACGGTCGGGATGTGGAGGGGCTCGCGGAATCCGCGGGGCGCCTCGCGCACTGGGTGTCGATCGCACCGGCCTCGAACGCCGAGCACTCATTTGGTGAGGTACTGCGCAGCACGAGAAGCCACGTGGATGCGCACCGGGAGCGTCCCTGGACGGACCGGCTCATCCAGCAGGAGCAGAGAGCGGCGGAGTCGTATGCCTTCGCCACGACGCAGGCCCTGTGGAGCAGTGGAGAGGCCCGCGTCGAACTGGTCGGCGTGCATGACTCCAGCGGCGGTGCTAGGTTCACGCTCTACGTGACGGAGGCCGAGGGGACGCTCGGGGCACTCGTTGCCTACGACGCAGCGCAGATCGGCGATCAGGACGCGTCGGACCTCGCCCACAGCATTGTCGCGTGTCTGGACGAGGCCGTGCAGAACCCGACGACGCCCGTTACACACTGGACGGTGCTGGGCGCGCCCGAGCGCGCGCGCGTCACCTCGAAATGGAACGCAACCGAGCACGCGTTCCCAGATAGCCGGCTGCTGCCGGAGCGCATCTGGAGCCGCGCGCAAGCCACCCCGGACGCCGTCGCCGTCACCTACGACGGGCATGTGCTCAACTACGGTCAGCTTGCCGCCAGAGCGTCGCAGATCGCGCGGGAACTGCGCAGTCACGGCGTCGGCCGCGATGTACGCGTGGGCGTATGCCTGGAGCGCTCCCTTGACTTGGTTGCAAGTCTGGTAGGCATCTGGTGGGCCGGCGGGGCCTACGTGCCCATCGACCCGGCCCTGCCGCGTACCCGTCGCCGCCTCATGGTGGAGGACGCGGCTCCTGAGGTGCTGATCACTACGGCGGCCTTGGCCCCTGACCAGCCCGCGCAGTCGGCACACGTGCTCATCGTCGACGAACTGGAGCCTGAAGTCGGGCAGGCGCTGAGCGAGCCCGCACTAATCGCAGATACCCTGCCCAGTCAGGCAGCCTATGTGATCTTTACCTCGGGCTCCACCGGCCGCCCCAAAGGGGTGGTGTGCACGCACGCCGGAATCTGCAACCGCCTGGATTGGATGCAGGCGGCGCTGCCGTTGACCGAAGACGACATCGTGCTTCAGAAGACCCCGTTCGGCTTCGATGTCTCGGTCTGGGAGTTTTTCTGGCCGCTCTTCGTGGGCGTGCCCATGGTCGTGGCGCGTCCGGGAGGCCACGAGGATCCGGCGTATCTGGCGGCTCTGATCGAGCAGGCGCAGGTCACGACGATGCACTTCGTGCCCTCCATGCTCTCGCTCTTCCTCGAAGAGGTGGAAGAAGGCCGATGCTCGTCTCTGCGCCAGGTCGTCGCGAGTGGAGAGGCGCTTGCCCCTGCCCATGTGCGGCAGTTCTACGAGCGCTTGCCGTCGGCCACCCTGCACAACCTCTATGGCCCCACCGAAGCATCCGTCGATGTGACGTGGTGGATGTGCCACGGCGATGAGGACACCGTGCCGATCGGGCGCCCGGTGTCGAACACCAGCACCTACGTGGTAGACGAGCGTGGGCGGCTCGTGCCGAGCGGCGCGGAGGGCGAGCTGATGCTCGGGGGCGTCCAACTGGCGCGCGGTTACGAAGGCCGACCCCGACTGACCGCGTCGCGGTTCATACCGGATGCATTCGGCGGCAAGCCGGGTGGGCGTCTCTACCGCACCGGCGACCGCGCACGCTGGCGGACAGACGGAGCCTTGGAGTTCATGGGCCGGCTCGACTTCCAGGTAAAACTCAACGGGCAGCGGGTGGAGCTCGCCGAGATCGAGGCCGTCCTGGTCGAGCACCCTGGTGTTCAGGCGGCGGCCGTTGTTGTGCGGGAAGGCCCAAGCGGAGCGCTCGGGCTCGTTGCCTACGCCGTGCCCACGGCCGGGCAGCCCCTGCCGTCTACGGAGACGCTGCGCGGGTTTCTGGCAGGGTACCTGCCCAACCACATGGTTCCGCCATTCATTGTGGCACTGGAGGCGATGCCGCTGACGCCCAACGGCAAGCTCAACCGAAACGCCCTCCCAGATCCCGAGGTCGGCGCGGCCTACGTGGCTCCAGCCTCGGACGCGGAGCAGAAGCTCGTCGAGATCTGGGAGCTGCTGCTCAAACGCCAGCCCATCGGCGTGGACGACAACTTCTTCGAGCTGGGCGGCGACTCGATCATCGGGATTCAGTTCGTCGCGCGAGCGCGGGCGGTCGGGCTAGAGCTCGCCCCGCGCGAACTGTTTGAGCACCAGACCATCGCCGAACTTGCGTCCGTGGCCCGGCTGGCCGGACCCCAACTGGATTCACTCCGCGAAGTGTCCGGACCGTTCCCCCTGACACCCATCCAGCGCTGGTTCTTTGACTACGACTTCGCCGAGCCGCACCACTGGAACCAGGTCGTGCTGCTGACCCTCGCTGCGGGCATCGATATGCGTGCCCTCGGCCACGCCGTCGATGGTCTCTATCGTCGGCACGACGCGCTGCGGTTGCGGTTCAGCCCAGCCCCAGACGCGCCCGGGGAATGGCAGCAGCAGGTAGCAGCCGAGACGGGGCCGACGCTGACGATGCTCGACCTCTCCGCCGTGCCCCCTGCGCTCCGATCTGGTGCGTTGGAACAGGCTGCTGAGCAGACGCAGGGCAGTTTGCACATCACAGAGGGTCCGGTGTGCCGCGTCGTCTACGCGCATTACGGAGCGGCCACGCCTGGCCGCCTCCTCCTCGTTGCTCACCACTTGGTGGTAGACGGCGTGTCCTGGACGGCCCTGTTGGAGGACCTGCATCTCCTCTACGAGGCGGCACGGAACGGCGAGCAGGCCTCCTTGCCGCCTGTGCTGCCCTTCAGCGCGTGGGTGAACGTGGCACAGCAGGAGCAGGACGCAGCCCTGCAGCCAGCGCACCCCTGGCCGGAACTCGGCGAGGCCGGGACCGAGGGGACGGGCGCTACCATCACGCGCGAACTGTCCGAGGAGACCACGCAGTTGCTGCTGGAGCGCATCCCGCGCCTCGCCCGGCGCCCGCTCGACGAGGTCCTCATCGCCGCGCTTGCGACAACGCTCCGTCCGACCCTGCGCCAGGGTCCGCTGGATATCGATGTCGAACGCCATGGACGGGATTCAGACATCGGCGCTGATCTGACGCGTACGGTAGGGTGGTTCACGGCCCTCCAAACGGTGCGCCTTGATACGAGTCGTGCAACATCCCTCGGGTCAGCGCTGGGTGCGTTGGAATTGCTAGACGAGAGGCGATCCGGAGCACCGATTCTATTCAACTATCTGGGGGTGATCGACAGGGTTGGCGTCGAATCCACTTTTTTTGGTGGGGCGACAGAGTCGATGGGACGTGTGCGGAATTTGGCCAACAAGCGGACGCATCCGCACATTTTTGATGTGATGGTCGTGGGGGGCAAGCTTGTGGTGCAATGGAGGTTCAATAGGGATATACAGGGAGAAGACTATGTGTCTGTAATGGTAAACGATTATATCAATGAGTTGAGACGTGTAGCTCATGAGGCTACGTTCGAAGATATATCTGATATAAATGAAAAGAACCCTTGGTATAAAGTCTCTACTTCACTAGAATCAGAAGGACAAGAAGACGATTGGGCTGATTTGCTCGACGTATTAAATGCACCTCTAGACCATGACTGA
- a CDS encoding condensation domain-containing protein, with the protein MEPTGLEVAIVGMQVRMPHAPNLDAFWQLLVEGDEAFTTFTEAEMAADGLDEVLFTNPAYVPVRGALEPDDYERFDAGFFGMSRREAELIDPQQRIMLECAWHALEAASCDPTRYAGSIGVYASANRSSYVWSQIASRPDIVAQVGQFQIGLCNQSDYLPTRISYKLNLKGPSINVQTACSSSLVAVHMACQGLLAGECDVALAGGVGVAFPHHAGHLYEAGSILSPDGHCRVFDQQAAGTMGGCGAGIVALKRLDDAQRDGNVIHAVIKGSAVNNDGALKAGFTTPSIDGQVKVIQTAQQVAEVAPGTVSLLEAHGTGTVIGDPIEVAALTRAFREGTDAREYCALGAVKANIGHLGSAAGIAGLIKTVLALEHATIPPHPTFSAPNPALNLAESPFYVPVEARPWDPEGGLRRAGVSSFGLGGTNAHVVLEQAPARAAVTPASRPDVVLRLSATTGAALNAQAEQLAAACDTDTLALPDIAYTLATGRQSFAHRGVVTVPAASTGHDVATALRTGLRTAVYDGAAAHVTFLCPGQGSQYAGMSSAAYEAEPIYRHHLDEAAAVLQALMGEDLRKLLLRPSLRDHDARADTGRRLHQTAYLQPILFATQYAMGQWWKAHGVHPHAFIGHSVGEFAAACLSGVFSLESALKLVALRGQLMQALPSGAMISVLLEEADVLPMLPRSVSVAAINGPGRCVISGEHESMDALARQFDQDGIDYRRLNTSHAFHSPMMDPMLDEFERAVASVEMRPPEVPFVSCVTGTWITASEATSPAYWARHARAPVRFMDGVSTLLAHTPTTLVEIGPGRTLTSLAAKHPNGDAVRAAVNSAYKDADSADASSALLEAAGGLWQVGVDLSWETYYAEESRRYEPVPQYPFQRKRYWIERDADKAAAAAEEQAEHEDTTDADAPVTEVQRGVAEIWTQLLGARRIRLHDRFLELGGDSLVATRVLARLTERFGVRVPMAALIGEATVASIASELEALMAEEAPAVTAVVERMPERQVGPLSFAQQRLWAIDQFNPGDPAYIMQVVVALVGPLERTALAAALSEVTRRHATLRTTFHTSQDGEPEQRIAAPTPFALPLVDLTGVPGHVRERVVQRLASEDARRPFALSRGPLIRAQLCKTEIDSPSGTERHVLSLCMHHIISDGWSIRIMMAEMQSLYDAFLRGAPSPLPPLSVQYVDTAASQRQRFRQGELDDLVGEWQAELAGASFTETIPVDHERRQDSSGSGASVSIDVPPELVSRLRARAQEVGGTLFMVLATAVHVLVHSYTRSTDIVIGTDSAGRNSVEEEELIGFFINQLALRLSLDGNPTLRALLDRARVGALSAFAKREAPFDRVVAAVAPQRDPRFAPLFQVKLTLQNTPVVAPATTQDTASPGLVIESIPVEKQASRHDLFFNVHESAAGLVGDLEYAAGLYRKQTILDLVQDWKTVMEALAADVEAPLDSVVATVREAAARRSQARARKQATVDSSLLSRARRRSVSTTGAV; encoded by the coding sequence ATGGAACCGACAGGACTTGAGGTTGCGATCGTGGGCATGCAGGTTCGGATGCCGCACGCGCCGAACCTAGACGCCTTCTGGCAACTCCTCGTCGAGGGGGACGAGGCGTTTACCACGTTCACGGAGGCCGAGATGGCCGCCGACGGCCTGGACGAGGTGCTCTTCACCAATCCGGCGTACGTGCCCGTGCGCGGCGCGCTCGAACCGGACGACTATGAGCGGTTCGACGCGGGGTTCTTCGGGATGAGCCGCCGCGAGGCCGAGCTCATCGACCCGCAGCAGCGGATCATGCTCGAATGTGCGTGGCACGCGCTGGAGGCAGCGTCGTGCGACCCCACGCGCTACGCGGGCAGCATTGGGGTCTACGCCAGCGCAAACCGCAGCAGCTACGTCTGGAGCCAAATCGCGTCGCGGCCAGACATCGTCGCTCAGGTCGGCCAGTTCCAGATCGGGCTCTGCAATCAGTCGGACTACCTGCCCACGCGGATCTCGTACAAGCTCAACCTCAAGGGGCCGAGCATCAACGTGCAGACGGCCTGTTCGAGTTCGTTGGTGGCGGTGCACATGGCATGCCAGGGTCTCCTTGCTGGCGAGTGCGACGTGGCCCTCGCCGGAGGTGTGGGCGTGGCCTTTCCCCATCATGCCGGCCACCTCTACGAAGCGGGCAGCATCCTGTCGCCCGACGGACACTGCCGCGTGTTCGACCAGCAGGCAGCCGGAACGATGGGGGGGTGTGGCGCAGGCATCGTCGCCCTGAAGCGTCTTGACGACGCGCAACGCGACGGCAACGTGATCCACGCCGTCATCAAGGGCTCCGCGGTCAACAACGATGGGGCCCTCAAGGCTGGCTTCACTACGCCCAGCATCGACGGGCAGGTGAAGGTGATCCAGACGGCCCAGCAGGTCGCAGAAGTTGCGCCTGGGACGGTGTCGCTGCTCGAAGCGCACGGGACCGGCACCGTCATCGGAGACCCCATTGAGGTGGCCGCCCTGACGCGGGCCTTCCGGGAGGGCACCGACGCCCGGGAATACTGCGCCCTCGGGGCGGTGAAGGCTAACATCGGCCACCTCGGCTCGGCTGCCGGCATCGCGGGACTGATCAAGACCGTGCTCGCCCTCGAACACGCAACCATTCCGCCGCACCCGACCTTCTCGGCCCCCAATCCTGCGCTGAACCTTGCTGAGAGTCCCTTCTACGTCCCCGTCGAGGCGAGGCCCTGGGACCCTGAGGGCGGGCTCCGTCGCGCGGGCGTGAGTTCGTTCGGCCTGGGTGGCACGAATGCGCACGTCGTGCTGGAGCAGGCCCCGGCCCGCGCAGCAGTCACCCCAGCCTCGCGTCCTGACGTGGTGCTCCGCCTGTCCGCAACCACGGGCGCGGCCCTGAACGCCCAGGCCGAACAGCTTGCTGCCGCCTGCGACACGGACACGCTCGCGCTGCCCGACATCGCCTACACCCTCGCGACGGGGCGGCAGTCGTTCGCCCACCGAGGCGTTGTGACTGTGCCTGCCGCGTCGACGGGCCACGACGTGGCTACGGCGCTCAGGACGGGACTGAGAACAGCGGTCTATGACGGCGCGGCAGCCCACGTGACGTTCCTGTGCCCTGGGCAGGGGTCGCAATACGCGGGCATGTCGAGCGCGGCCTACGAGGCTGAGCCCATCTACCGTCACCATCTGGACGAGGCTGCAGCGGTGCTACAGGCCTTGATGGGCGAGGACCTCCGCAAACTCCTGCTGCGTCCATCGCTCCGTGACCACGATGCCCGGGCCGACACGGGCCGTCGTCTCCACCAGACGGCCTACTTGCAGCCGATCCTGTTTGCCACGCAATACGCGATGGGGCAGTGGTGGAAGGCCCACGGGGTACACCCGCACGCGTTCATCGGGCACAGCGTCGGCGAGTTTGCCGCGGCGTGTCTCAGCGGCGTCTTTTCACTGGAGTCGGCGCTCAAACTCGTGGCGCTGCGTGGGCAGCTCATGCAGGCGCTGCCCTCCGGGGCGATGATCTCTGTGCTTCTGGAGGAGGCCGACGTACTGCCGATGCTCCCGCGCAGCGTTTCGGTGGCGGCTATCAACGGGCCCGGCCGCTGCGTCATCAGCGGCGAGCATGAGAGCATGGATGCCTTGGCACGGCAGTTCGACCAGGACGGCATCGACTACCGGCGTCTGAACACATCGCATGCGTTCCACTCTCCCATGATGGACCCCATGTTGGACGAGTTCGAACGCGCGGTGGCGAGCGTGGAGATGCGGCCGCCTGAGGTTCCGTTCGTGTCCTGCGTAACGGGTACCTGGATCACCGCCAGCGAGGCGACCTCGCCAGCCTATTGGGCGCGGCATGCGCGGGCTCCGGTCCGGTTCATGGACGGCGTGTCGACGCTCCTCGCGCACACACCGACCACCCTGGTCGAGATCGGGCCGGGGCGGACGCTGACCTCGCTTGCAGCCAAGCACCCGAACGGGGACGCCGTGCGGGCAGCCGTGAACTCGGCCTACAAGGACGCCGACTCGGCCGACGCCTCGTCAGCGCTGCTGGAGGCGGCGGGCGGGCTCTGGCAGGTCGGTGTGGATCTGTCGTGGGAGACGTACTACGCCGAGGAATCAAGGCGGTACGAGCCCGTACCGCAGTATCCCTTCCAGCGGAAGCGCTATTGGATCGAGCGCGACGCCGACAAAGCGGCAGCGGCGGCTGAAGAGCAGGCTGAGCACGAGGACACGACGGATGCCGACGCCCCGGTCACGGAGGTGCAGCGCGGTGTGGCGGAGATTTGGACCCAACTGCTCGGCGCCCGCCGGATCAGGCTGCACGACAGATTCCTGGAACTGGGCGGGGACTCACTCGTCGCGACGCGGGTGCTCGCCCGGCTCACCGAGCGGTTTGGGGTGCGTGTGCCGATGGCGGCGCTCATCGGCGAGGCGACGGTGGCCTCAATCGCGTCGGAGTTGGAGGCGCTGATGGCAGAGGAGGCGCCCGCCGTGACGGCCGTGGTCGAGCGCATGCCTGAGAGGCAGGTCGGGCCCCTTTCCTTCGCGCAGCAGCGCCTGTGGGCCATCGACCAGTTCAACCCGGGCGATCCAGCCTACATCATGCAAGTGGTGGTCGCGCTCGTGGGCCCGCTGGAGCGCACGGCGCTGGCGGCGGCGCTGTCCGAGGTGACGCGGAGGCATGCCACCCTGCGGACCACCTTCCACACCTCCCAGGATGGCGAACCCGAGCAGCGTATTGCAGCGCCGACACCGTTTGCGCTCCCGCTCGTCGACCTCACCGGGGTGCCAGGCCACGTTCGCGAACGCGTAGTCCAGCGACTCGCGTCGGAGGATGCTCGGCGCCCCTTCGCGTTGTCTCGCGGGCCGCTGATCCGCGCGCAGCTCTGCAAAACCGAGATCGATTCGCCGTCGGGGACGGAGCGCCACGTGCTCTCGCTGTGCATGCACCACATCATCTCGGACGGGTGGTCGATACGCATCATGATGGCCGAGATGCAGTCGCTCTACGACGCCTTCCTGCGTGGGGCCCCGTCTCCGTTGCCTCCGCTGTCGGTTCAATACGTGGATACGGCGGCGTCACAGCGGCAGCGGTTCCGCCAAGGCGAACTTGACGACCTCGTCGGCGAGTGGCAGGCCGAGCTAGCTGGAGCCTCGTTCACCGAGACAATCCCCGTCGACCACGAGCGTCGCCAGGATTCCTCCGGGTCGGGTGCGTCCGTTTCCATCGACGTGCCCCCCGAGTTGGTCTCCAGGCTTCGGGCGCGCGCCCAGGAGGTAGGAGGGACGCTGTTCATGGTGCTCGCGACCGCGGTGCATGTGCTGGTCCACAGCTACACGCGCAGCACGGACATCGTGATTGGGACGGACAGCGCCGGACGCAACAGCGTCGAGGAAGAGGAGCTGATTGGCTTCTTCATCAACCAACTGGCGCTCCGACTCAGCCTGGACGGTAATCCGACGCTGCGCGCACTCCTGGACCGAGCTCGCGTGGGGGCGCTGAGTGCCTTTGCGAAGCGTGAGGCTCCGTTCGACCGCGTGGTGGCGGCCGTCGCCCCCCAGCGTGATCCACGGTTTGCTCCGCTGTTTCAAGTCAAGCTCACGCTGCAGAACACCCCCGTGGTCGCTCCGGCCACCACCCAGGACACCGCGTCGCCGGGCCTCGTCATCGAGTCGATCCCGGTCGAGAAGCAGGCCAGCCGCCACGACCTGTTTTTCAACGTGCACGAGTCGGCAGCAGGGCTCGTGGGCGACCTGGAGTACGCAGCGGGTCTGTATCGCAAGCAGACGATTCTGGACCTGGTTCAGGATTGGAAGACCGTGATGGAGGCGCTGGCTGCCGACGTCGAGGCGCCGCTGGATTCCGTGGTGGCGACGGTCCGAGAGGCGGCGGCGCGGCGAAGCCAGGCTCGCGCGCGGAAGCAGGCAACGGTGGATTCCAGCTTGTTGTCCAGGGCGCGCCGCCGGAGTGTCTCCACCACAGGGGCCGTCTGA